In bacterium, the sequence CACTTTTCCACTCTGGCAGTATTTCCATTGTCTCAATCGTCACTTGCCTCACGATGCGATTAAGTATGCCGACTAAGGCATAAAAGAGTTTATCGTCATCAGCAACCAGCCCCAACGATAGCATACGTCTTTCATTGCATGGTTGGGCAAGTGCTTCGGTATCATTCCAAGCTTCGAAAACTCGACCACACTCAAAGACCATAATTTCACGTGTATGACGTGCGTTAGTCTCCAGCGCAGTTAGTAAATTTGGTATCAGCGAAGACCGCATAAATCGCTCTTCAGCTGAGATTGGATTCTGTAATTCAATCGCTGCTTGTAGATTATAACCACAGCGCCGTGAAAACTCTTCATTGACAAAAGAGTATGTAGATATTTCATTAAATCCAGCGCCGCGTAATAACTCACGCACACTATTCTCGAAACCCTTGAGCTCATCGTATCGTGGAGCTAATGCTGCAAAGAGCGGTGCGGCTTCTGGTATACGCTCATAGCCATAAATACGTCCAACTTCTTCGACTAAATCATAAAGAATCCCTACGTCTTTAGTTGCTCTGTAGTATGGGACAGTAATTGTCTCTCGCTCAATCTTAAAGGAAAGTGCAGTTAAGATCTCAGCTATTTCTGGGTCGGAAATTTCTGCTCCGAGCAATTCACGAATTTTTACTGGAGCATAAGGGATGCTAACCACCTGCTGCTTAATTGGATAGACATCTAATAATTCACCGCGAACTTCAAATTTAACCCCGCACTGATTTAGCAACTCCAGATAGCGCACAGTTCCAAGCACGACTGACTCAGCACTTTGGTCTTTTTCAAAACGATTTGAACTGTCTGTGCGAATTCCAGTATGCTTCATCGTGCGTCGCACACGCGTTGGGTTCCAATTTTCAGTCTCAAGTAGAACTCGCGTCGTTACATCAGAAATAGAGCTTAACGCACCGCCGAGTACTCCGCCAAGACACTGACAACCATTTTCATCGGCAACGACAACTTCTTGAGGATTAAGTGCTCGAGTTTCTCCATCAAGACCGGCAAATTTCTCCCCTGGCTCGGCATTGCGAATCTGAAGCACTTTTCCCGAAAGTCGATCTGCATCGTAAGTATGATTCGGTTGACCAAGATCAAACATTACATAGTTACTAAGATCAATTAATAAGCTCTTCGGATTAGCGCCAATACTAGTAAGTCTTCTGCGTAGCCATGCAGGGCTTTTGCGCGAGTCTAAGCCAGTAATCTCAATCGCGGTAAAACGTCGGCATTCCGTGTTGGCATCGATTTTGATTTGAAAATCAGTCTTACCTTTCGCAAACTGAGCAATGTATTTTGTAACTAATTCCGGGCTAGTTGCAAATTGATCGTAATCAGACTTCAATGGGCGCTTTAAAATCGCGGAAAGTTCCCGCGCAAAGCCAAAATGACTCCAAAGATCTGGGCGATGCGTTAGTGACTTATTGTCAATTTCAATGATCGCATCAGAAGCACCGTAGACCTCCCTCAGCTTTTGTCCGACTTTCAAATCAAGTTCTAAGATTCCTGCATGATCGCTGGAGATCCCAAGTTCCGCCTCAGAAGCAAGCATCCCAAAACTTGTCACTCCACGTAATTCACGCTGCTCTATTTTGATTTTACCATCTGTACTTTCAATCGTGGACCCAATTGGCAAGAAAGCAGTTGTTAAGCCACTGCGGCAATTTGGGGCTCCGCATACAACTTCATACTGAGTTTTACCATCAGTCACTGTTGCAATCTGCAGCTTATTAGCCTGTGGATGTGCTTTAGTAGCTAAGATTTCGACGACAACAGCAGTGTCAAGGCCTAGACCGATCTCCTCAATTGAATCAACTTCTGCGACCTTGGTAGTCACAATTGTCTCAAATTCAGCATGGCTTAAATCGCTGATGTCAACAAAATCACAAAGCCAGGCTTTAGAAATTTTCATTAATACCTATACAATGCTGGAGAACTGCTTAAGAAATCTTAAATCCGCACCTTGTAAATAGCGGATGTCATCAATTTTATATTTACTCATCACTAAGCGACTTAGCCCTAAGCCAAAGGCAAAGCCCGACCACTCTCGTGGATCGATTTTGCCATATTCCAAAACGCGCGGATGAATTAGTCCACAAGGTAGTAATTCCAACCAACGGTCTTTAAACCAAATATCAAGCTCGAATCCAGGCTCAACGAAAGGGAAATAGCCAGGTCGCAGACGAATTTTCTGCTCGCTGCCAAAAATCTCACGCAACAGGGTCTTCATGAAGTAAATCAAATTTCCAACGGTTACATGTCGATCAATTAACATTCCTTCCATTTGATAGAAGGTATGTTCATGCGAGCTATCAATACGCTCATAACGAAAAACACGTCCCGGCGCGACAATCCTCAGCGGCGCGCCCATTTCCAGCATTGAACGCACTTGCATTGGTGAAGTATGTGTGCGCAGTAAATGACGTGTTGTTGTCCAAAAAGTATCTTGCATGTCCCGCGCCGGATGGGTTTCAGGCACGTTCAATGCTTCAAAATTATAAAATTCACTCTCCACCTCCGGGCCATCAACTACAGTAAATCCCAGGCCGGTAAAGATGCGCTCCAGATCGCGTTGCACACGAGTTAATGGGTGTAGTGATCCAATTTGCGAGATCGGTAATGCTTGATTTAATGGCAAAGTGACATCTAAATACTCACTACTGAGCTTAGATCTAACTTCTGCTTCTGATATTTCTTTAAGACGCCTTTCTAGAACAGACTCTAACTCT encodes:
- the pheS gene encoding phenylalanine--tRNA ligase subunit alpha; this translates as MSNSATLTQELVAAKKTYIASIHEVASTEELGSIKQALFGKTGRITQALKALKDIPETERKDFGKLVNEVRVELESVLERRLKEISEAEVRSKLSSEYLDVTLPLNQALPISQIGSLHPLTRVQRDLERIFTGLGFTVVDGPEVESEFYNFEALNVPETHPARDMQDTFWTTTRHLLRTHTSPMQVRSMLEMGAPLRIVAPGRVFRYERIDSSHEHTFYQMEGMLIDRHVTVGNLIYFMKTLLREIFGSEQKIRLRPGYFPFVEPGFELDIWFKDRWLELLPCGLIHPRVLEYGKIDPREWSGFAFGLGLSRLVMSKYKIDDIRYLQGADLRFLKQFSSIV
- the pheT gene encoding phenylalanine--tRNA ligase subunit beta, with the protein product MKISKAWLCDFVDISDLSHAEFETIVTTKVAEVDSIEEIGLGLDTAVVVEILATKAHPQANKLQIATVTDGKTQYEVVCGAPNCRSGLTTAFLPIGSTIESTDGKIKIEQRELRGVTSFGMLASEAELGISSDHAGILELDLKVGQKLREVYGASDAIIEIDNKSLTHRPDLWSHFGFARELSAILKRPLKSDYDQFATSPELVTKYIAQFAKGKTDFQIKIDANTECRRFTAIEITGLDSRKSPAWLRRRLTSIGANPKSLLIDLSNYVMFDLGQPNHTYDADRLSGKVLQIRNAEPGEKFAGLDGETRALNPQEVVVADENGCQCLGGVLGGALSSISDVTTRVLLETENWNPTRVRRTMKHTGIRTDSSNRFEKDQSAESVVLGTVRYLELLNQCGVKFEVRGELLDVYPIKQQVVSIPYAPVKIRELLGAEISDPEIAEILTALSFKIERETITVPYYRATKDVGILYDLVEEVGRIYGYERIPEAAPLFAALAPRYDELKGFENSVRELLRGAGFNEISTYSFVNEEFSRRCGYNLQAAIELQNPISAEERFMRSSLIPNLLTALETNARHTREIMVFECGRVFEAWNDTEALAQPCNERRMLSLGLVADDDKLFYALVGILNRIVRQVTIETMEILPEWKSAEHEDLFEEKRWMHPYRKGLLKLATKGRTDDLGVIAQVIPGAITLAGQKVVCAEIDLGRLYALRDERDFFTPVNRYPESFFEMSVIMHEHAEFSKLQRLLKNSTPQGLLRGMEILSVYQGKPLEPDEKSISVKMRFASDAGTISNEELQELQKGLMHAVTANGYRLRQ